Proteins from a single region of Ensifer adhaerens:
- the fliG gene encoding flagellar motor switch protein FliG: MMDFESFEAQALSRPLSQTDKAAAVLLAMGKGVASKLLKFFTQSELQSIIAAAQSLRAIPPHELEALVNEFEDLFTEGAGLMDNAKAIESILEEGLTPDEVDGLLGRRATFQSYEASIWDRLQECDPVAVSVQLAKEHPQTIAYVLSMMPSGFGAKVLLQLSEEQRPDILKRAVNMKDVNAKAAAIIEKRVMEMIGEMEAERNSAGPAKIAEVMNELDKPQVDTLLASLESLSTASANKVRPKIFLFDDVLYMPQRSRVQLFNDVSTDIITMALRGSTGELRESVLASIGARQRRMIESDLAMGDAGINPRDIAIARRSITQEAIRLAANGQLELKEKDAQAA, from the coding sequence ATGATGGATTTCGAAAGTTTCGAGGCTCAGGCGCTTTCAAGGCCGCTCAGCCAGACGGACAAGGCGGCGGCCGTTCTGCTTGCCATGGGCAAGGGCGTGGCAAGCAAGCTCTTGAAGTTCTTCACCCAGAGCGAGTTGCAGTCGATCATCGCAGCGGCGCAGTCGCTGCGCGCCATCCCGCCGCATGAGCTGGAAGCGCTCGTCAACGAGTTCGAAGACCTCTTCACCGAGGGCGCCGGCCTGATGGACAATGCCAAGGCGATCGAAAGCATCCTCGAAGAAGGTCTGACCCCGGACGAAGTCGATGGCCTGCTCGGTCGCCGCGCCACATTCCAGTCCTACGAGGCCAGCATCTGGGATCGCCTGCAGGAATGCGACCCGGTCGCCGTATCGGTACAGCTTGCCAAGGAACATCCGCAGACCATCGCTTACGTATTGTCGATGATGCCGTCGGGCTTCGGTGCCAAGGTGCTGCTGCAGCTGTCCGAAGAGCAGCGGCCGGACATCCTGAAGCGCGCCGTCAACATGAAGGACGTCAATGCGAAAGCCGCCGCGATCATCGAGAAGCGGGTCATGGAAATGATCGGCGAGATGGAAGCGGAACGCAATTCGGCCGGCCCGGCCAAGATCGCCGAGGTCATGAACGAACTCGACAAGCCGCAGGTGGACACCCTGCTCGCGTCGCTCGAATCGCTCAGCACGGCCTCCGCCAACAAGGTGCGCCCGAAGATCTTCCTCTTCGACGACGTGCTCTACATGCCGCAGCGCAGCCGCGTACAGCTCTTCAACGACGTGTCGACCGATATCATCACGATGGCGCTGCGCGGATCGACGGGCGAACTGCGCGAATCGGTACTCGCCTCGATCGGCGCACGCCAACGCCGCATGATCGAATCCGATCTTGCCATGGGCGATGCCGGCATCAACCCGCGCGATATTGCGATCGCACGGCGTTCGATCACCCAGGAAGCCATTCGCCTGGCAGCCAACGGCCAGCTCGAACTCAAGGAAAAGGACGCGCAAGCGGCCTGA
- the fliN gene encoding flagellar motor switch protein FliN: MPEASFNWNSSHMAPKKAPINEQAEAAVGDMELDQAINDLRGVLKQDTDAPAAFGSDFGSEPAGAATDFGSEFGAPAGGLDAFGGDFGSTDFGSNDFGADLGGGSASSDFGGTDFGATSFDGADAAIDAPPGSGMTANIDLIMDIPIDVQIVLGTSRMQVSGLMNLNEGATIALDRRIGEPVEIMVNGRVIGRGEITVLDGDDTRFGVKLIEIKGSKKS; encoded by the coding sequence ATGCCTGAGGCAAGCTTCAACTGGAATAGTTCTCACATGGCACCCAAGAAAGCACCCATCAACGAACAGGCAGAAGCCGCTGTCGGAGACATGGAACTCGACCAGGCGATCAATGACCTGCGCGGTGTCCTAAAGCAGGATACTGATGCGCCGGCAGCCTTCGGCTCGGATTTCGGCAGCGAACCCGCTGGCGCGGCAACCGACTTCGGTAGCGAATTCGGCGCACCGGCCGGCGGCCTCGACGCGTTCGGCGGCGATTTCGGCTCCACCGACTTTGGCTCCAACGACTTCGGCGCCGACCTCGGCGGCGGCTCCGCTTCGAGCGATTTCGGCGGCACGGATTTCGGCGCGACGTCCTTCGACGGTGCTGACGCTGCGATCGACGCGCCGCCAGGCAGCGGCATGACGGCCAATATCGACCTGATCATGGATATCCCGATCGACGTCCAGATCGTGCTCGGCACAAGCCGCATGCAGGTGTCCGGTCTCATGAACTTGAACGAAGGTGCAACGATCGCGCTGGATCGCCGGATCGGCGAGCCGGTCGAGATCATGGTCAACGGCCGGGTGATCGGCCGTGGCGAAATTACCGTTCTCGACGGCGACGATACCCGTTTCGGCGTCAAACTCATCGAGATCAAGGGCAGCAAGAAGTCATAG
- a CDS encoding FliM/FliN family flagellar motor switch protein, translating into MNSATSNVHAFDRKLLARMTGALGDDRVIGRLALELGQVFGEFLPDICRAETGLDVTIGYAGFRTGLRKELIAGLGTGVVISDVSLRNWCADFQIGCDSPIIITLVEALLGAEPAGIEEPQPRALSQIEIDVAVPLFEKIADVLRTAVNAPGGFEAIVERPLNSASRPKPDPMIEDTHAGAIDMTIGFGPVMSTFSVIVPQSVLLKTTIVFPKGSGQQRKAKAEWTEQLEEQVRRSAVTIEARIRLESLTLETISRLQAGDVIPFHDAQDVRVDVNANGRDLYVCEFGRSGSKYTVRVKDTHGSEQDILRHIMS; encoded by the coding sequence ATGAATTCGGCAACATCCAACGTTCACGCATTCGACCGGAAACTCCTGGCGCGCATGACCGGCGCGCTCGGCGACGACCGGGTCATCGGCCGGCTGGCACTCGAGCTCGGCCAGGTCTTCGGCGAGTTCCTGCCTGACATCTGCCGGGCCGAAACGGGTCTTGACGTCACGATCGGTTATGCCGGTTTCCGCACGGGGCTCCGCAAGGAACTGATCGCCGGCCTTGGTACCGGCGTGGTGATCAGTGACGTGTCCTTGCGCAACTGGTGCGCGGATTTCCAGATCGGCTGCGACAGCCCGATCATCATCACCCTCGTCGAGGCGCTGCTCGGTGCCGAGCCCGCCGGGATAGAAGAGCCGCAGCCGCGTGCGCTCTCCCAGATCGAGATCGACGTCGCCGTGCCGCTTTTCGAAAAGATCGCCGACGTGTTGCGCACTGCCGTCAACGCGCCGGGCGGTTTCGAAGCGATCGTCGAACGTCCGCTCAATAGTGCATCGCGCCCCAAGCCCGATCCCATGATCGAGGACACTCATGCCGGCGCCATCGACATGACGATCGGCTTCGGCCCGGTCATGTCCACCTTCTCCGTCATCGTCCCCCAGAGCGTGCTCCTGAAGACCACCATCGTCTTCCCGAAGGGCAGCGGCCAGCAGCGCAAGGCGAAGGCCGAATGGACCGAGCAGCTCGAAGAGCAGGTTCGCCGCTCTGCCGTCACGATCGAGGCGCGCATCCGTCTCGAGAGCCTGACGCTCGAAACGATCAGCCGGCTGCAGGCGGGTGACGTCATTCCCTTCCACGACGCCCAGGACGTGCGCGTCGACGTCAACGCCAATGGCCGCGACCTTTATGTCTGCGAATTCGGACGATCGGGGTCGAAATATACCGTTCGGGTCAAGGATACCCACGGCTCAGAGCAGGACATCCTTCGCCACATCATGAGTTAA
- the motA gene encoding flagellar motor stator protein MotA, producing MNIIIGLLVTFGCILGGYLAMGGHMEVLNQPFELLIIGGAGIGGFIMANSMKVVKDTGKALGEAFRHRVPKEREYLDTLGVLYSLMRDLRTKSRNEIESHIDNPEESSIFQAAPTVLKNKELTAFICDYVRLIIIGNARSHEIEALMDEEIQTITHDKMKCYHALNTMGDAFPAIGIVAAVLGVIKAMGAISEAPEVLGAKIAAALVGTLLGVFLSYSIVAPLVANIKSVREKQNRLYIIVKQTLLAYMNGSVPQVALEYGRKTISAYERPSIDAVEQEMMNPGGGGESKAA from the coding sequence ATGAACATCATCATCGGGCTTCTTGTGACGTTCGGCTGTATTCTCGGCGGCTATCTGGCCATGGGCGGCCACATGGAGGTCCTCAACCAGCCTTTCGAACTGCTGATCATCGGCGGCGCCGGCATCGGTGGCTTCATCATGGCCAACTCGATGAAGGTGGTTAAGGATACCGGCAAGGCGCTCGGCGAAGCCTTTCGCCACAGGGTGCCGAAGGAGCGCGAATATCTCGACACGCTCGGCGTTCTCTATTCGCTGATGCGGGACCTGCGCACCAAGTCGCGCAACGAGATCGAAAGCCACATCGACAACCCGGAAGAGTCCTCGATCTTCCAGGCGGCGCCGACGGTTCTGAAGAACAAGGAACTGACCGCTTTCATTTGCGATTACGTACGCCTGATTATCATCGGCAACGCCCGATCGCACGAGATCGAAGCGCTGATGGACGAAGAAATCCAGACCATCACCCACGACAAGATGAAGTGCTATCACGCGCTGAACACGATGGGCGACGCCTTCCCGGCCATCGGTATCGTCGCGGCGGTTCTCGGCGTCATCAAGGCGATGGGCGCGATCAGCGAGGCGCCGGAAGTTCTCGGCGCCAAGATCGCAGCCGCACTCGTCGGCACGCTGCTTGGCGTGTTCCTGTCCTATTCGATCGTCGCGCCGCTGGTCGCCAACATCAAATCGGTGCGCGAGAAGCAGAACCGCCTCTACATCATCGTCAAGCAGACGCTGCTTGCCTATATGAACGGCTCGGTACCGCAGGTCGCTCTCGAATACGGCCGCAAGACCATCTCGGCCTATGAGCGTCCATCGATCGACGCGGTCGAGCAGGAAATGATGAACCCCGGCGGCGGCGGCGAAAGCAAGGCGGCTTGA
- a CDS encoding DUF1217 domain-containing protein, with translation MTTTYTSYKLITADLTKSLARVAEQPDVARETQYYLSKIGDIKTIDDFFADTKLYNYAMKAHGLEDMAYAKAFMRKVLTEGIDKDDAFANKLTDSRYKQLVESLNFAAHGAAATSFDRAQKGVADKYARQTLEQNAGEENAGVRLALYFSRMAPTINSGYAIIADEALAQVVRTALQLPDEFAATNVDRQAEAYEAAIDFKDFQNPGKLTEFLDRFTALWETKNSTDGYDPLAVFGSSSGYGISSDLLLSINSLKLGGN, from the coding sequence GTGACCACGACCTACACGAGCTACAAGCTGATAACGGCCGACTTGACGAAGTCGCTGGCCCGCGTGGCCGAGCAGCCGGATGTGGCGCGCGAGACGCAGTACTATCTGTCGAAGATCGGTGACATCAAAACGATCGACGATTTCTTCGCCGATACCAAGCTCTACAACTACGCCATGAAGGCCCACGGTCTCGAAGACATGGCCTATGCCAAGGCCTTCATGCGCAAGGTGCTGACCGAAGGCATCGACAAGGATGATGCCTTCGCCAACAAGCTGACCGACAGCCGCTACAAGCAGCTCGTCGAATCGCTGAACTTCGCCGCCCACGGCGCGGCCGCCACGTCCTTCGACCGTGCCCAGAAGGGCGTCGCCGACAAATATGCTCGCCAGACGCTGGAGCAGAACGCCGGTGAGGAAAATGCCGGCGTGCGGCTTGCCCTCTATTTTTCGCGCATGGCGCCGACGATCAACAGTGGCTACGCCATCATCGCCGATGAGGCGCTGGCCCAGGTGGTGCGCACCGCCCTGCAATTGCCGGACGAATTCGCCGCGACAAATGTCGATCGTCAGGCCGAGGCCTATGAAGCGGCGATCGATTTCAAGGATTTCCAGAATCCGGGCAAGCTGACCGAGTTTCTCGACCGCTTCACGGCACTCTGGGAAACCAAAAATTCAACGGACGGTTATGATCCGCTCGCAGTCTTCGGTTCTTCGAGCGGCTACGGCATCTCTTCCGATCTTCTCCTGTCCATCAACAGCCTGAAACTCGGGGGAAATTGA
- the flgF gene encoding flagellar basal-body rod protein FlgF — protein MQTGLYVAISSQMALEKRLNTLADNIANSGTVGFRGTEVKFNQMLGDTKPTKVAYVSKGEEFLNTSNGSLSRTGSALDFAIKGDAWFQIETPSGPALTRDGRFTLTDTGELVTIRGYPVLDAGGAPIQLNGGGGEITVGADGALHQNGVAVASLGLYEADFSKGFMRLDNSAVQPAAQAEPVVDRFDVGVMQGFVEESNVNAIQEMSQLIMVTRAFDNITALMRDSEGSLEEAVKTLGGSR, from the coding sequence GTGCAAACCGGTCTTTACGTCGCGATTTCGTCGCAGATGGCGCTCGAAAAGCGCCTTAATACACTTGCCGACAATATCGCGAACTCCGGCACCGTCGGTTTCCGTGGCACCGAGGTGAAATTCAACCAGATGCTCGGCGACACCAAGCCGACCAAGGTTGCCTATGTCAGCAAGGGCGAGGAGTTCCTGAACACCAGCAACGGCTCGCTGTCGCGCACGGGCTCGGCCCTCGACTTCGCGATCAAGGGTGATGCCTGGTTCCAGATCGAGACGCCATCCGGCCCGGCGCTGACGCGTGATGGGCGGTTCACGCTCACCGATACCGGCGAACTCGTCACCATCCGCGGCTATCCGGTGCTCGATGCCGGCGGAGCGCCGATCCAGCTCAACGGCGGCGGCGGCGAGATCACCGTCGGTGCCGATGGTGCGCTCCATCAGAACGGCGTTGCTGTCGCCTCGCTCGGTCTCTATGAGGCCGATTTCAGCAAGGGCTTCATGCGCCTCGACAACAGTGCGGTCCAGCCGGCGGCACAGGCCGAGCCGGTGGTCGATCGCTTCGACGTCGGCGTCATGCAGGGCTTCGTCGAGGAGTCCAACGTCAATGCCATCCAGGAGATGTCGCAACTGATCATGGTCACGCGCGCCTTCGACAACATCACTGCCCTGATGCGTGACAGCGAGGGATCGCTCGAAGAAGCGGTCAAGACGCTCGGCGGCAGTCGCTAA
- the fliI gene encoding flagellar protein export ATPase FliI, whose amino-acid sequence MQREGLKTSTGSTSLAALAGLVERYAKPEFSIAPGGHVQTISPGHYTVTGLSRHVRLGDFVAHKSVTGTHLGEVVRVEPEKVVVCPIEPGDPIGIHDTVIRKGAFRVAPTDQWCGRAINALGEPIDGLGPLLQGDVRRSISNTAPPSMSRKRVEKGFLTGVRAIDIFSPLCLGQRLGIFAGSGVGKSTLLSMLARADAFDKVVIALVGERGREVREFIEDTLGDNLAKSVAVVATSDESPMLRKMAPLTAVTIAEHYRDNGDNVLLIVDSVTRFAHAIREVATASGEPPIARGYPASVFTELPRLLERAGPGTEGSGTITAIISILVDGDNHNDPVADSTRGILDGHIVLERSLAEEGRYPPINPLASISRLARKAWTPDQEKLVSRLKALIHRFEETRDLRLIGGYRPGGDPDLDMAIKQVPVIYDVLTQTAGERPAQDAFADLANALKAAAMGNQPGARAR is encoded by the coding sequence ATGCAACGCGAAGGCCTGAAGACAAGCACGGGATCGACCTCTCTGGCAGCACTTGCCGGCCTCGTCGAGCGCTATGCAAAGCCCGAATTCTCGATCGCTCCTGGCGGTCACGTGCAGACGATTTCGCCCGGTCACTACACGGTGACCGGCCTGTCGCGGCATGTGCGGCTCGGCGATTTCGTCGCGCACAAGAGCGTCACCGGAACGCATCTCGGCGAGGTGGTGCGGGTCGAGCCGGAGAAGGTGGTCGTCTGCCCGATCGAGCCCGGTGATCCGATCGGCATCCATGACACCGTGATCCGAAAGGGCGCCTTCCGCGTCGCGCCGACCGACCAGTGGTGTGGCCGCGCCATCAATGCGCTCGGCGAGCCGATCGATGGCCTCGGTCCGCTGCTGCAGGGCGATGTGCGCCGCTCGATCTCCAATACCGCACCGCCGTCGATGAGCCGCAAGCGGGTCGAGAAGGGGTTTCTCACCGGCGTCAGGGCAATCGACATCTTTTCGCCGCTCTGCCTTGGCCAGCGCCTCGGCATTTTCGCAGGCTCCGGCGTCGGCAAATCGACGCTGCTCTCCATGCTGGCGCGCGCTGACGCCTTCGACAAGGTGGTGATTGCGCTCGTCGGCGAGCGCGGTCGCGAAGTGCGCGAATTCATCGAGGATACGCTCGGCGACAACCTGGCGAAATCGGTCGCGGTGGTGGCGACCAGTGACGAGAGCCCGATGTTGCGCAAGATGGCGCCGCTGACCGCCGTCACCATTGCCGAACACTATCGCGACAACGGCGACAATGTGCTGCTGATCGTCGACAGTGTTACCCGGTTTGCCCATGCGATCCGCGAAGTGGCGACGGCGTCCGGCGAACCGCCGATCGCGCGCGGCTATCCGGCCTCCGTTTTCACCGAGTTGCCGCGCCTGCTCGAGCGCGCCGGCCCCGGTACCGAAGGCTCGGGGACGATCACGGCGATCATCTCCATCCTTGTCGATGGCGACAATCACAACGACCCCGTCGCCGATAGCACGCGTGGCATCCTCGACGGTCACATCGTGCTCGAACGCAGCCTTGCGGAAGAGGGGCGATATCCGCCGATCAATCCGCTCGCCTCGATCTCGCGCCTCGCGCGCAAGGCCTGGACTCCCGACCAGGAAAAGCTGGTGTCGCGTCTGAAGGCGCTGATCCATCGCTTCGAGGAAACCCGCGATCTCCGGCTGATCGGTGGCTACCGCCCTGGTGGCGATCCCGATCTCGACATGGCGATCAAGCAGGTACCGGTCATCTACGACGTGCTGACGCAGACCGCCGGTGAGCGGCCGGCGCAGGACGCCTTCGCCGATCTCGCCAATGCATTGAAGGCAGCGGCAATGGGCAATCAACCGGGCGCGAGAGCGAGGTGA
- a CDS encoding flagellar protein, translated as MAVTDYDADEMVHQRKRSSRMPMTDKFLAATGVALAAFATFFPWYAFFHQDKFTMPPLWQGSTRDLPERAARNVVSVSPLAMPDADGETVAAIDQLTTATVPGIGDGPGPEGSAAEEGLSQPFPGKSGFKLMHVANGRALIEDASGMYIVRIGSVLPDNTRLATLEQRDGHWVMITSSGEVYQAN; from the coding sequence ATGGCGGTGACCGATTACGATGCGGACGAAATGGTTCATCAGCGCAAGCGAAGCAGCCGCATGCCGATGACCGACAAGTTCCTGGCCGCGACCGGCGTAGCACTTGCCGCTTTCGCAACCTTCTTTCCCTGGTACGCTTTCTTCCACCAGGACAAGTTCACCATGCCGCCGCTTTGGCAGGGTTCCACCCGCGATCTGCCGGAGCGCGCCGCCCGCAACGTCGTCTCGGTTTCGCCGTTGGCGATGCCCGATGCCGACGGCGAGACCGTGGCGGCGATCGACCAGCTGACGACGGCGACCGTGCCCGGCATCGGTGACGGTCCGGGTCCGGAAGGGTCGGCTGCGGAAGAGGGGCTGTCGCAGCCCTTCCCGGGCAAGTCCGGTTTCAAGCTGATGCATGTCGCCAATGGCCGGGCGCTGATCGAGGACGCGAGCGGCATGTATATCGTGCGCATCGGCTCCGTCCTGCCTGACAACACCCGGCTTGCCACGCTCGAGCAGCGCGATGGCCATTGGGTGATGATCACCTCGTCAGGTGAAGTCTACCAGGCGAACTGA
- the flgB gene encoding flagellar basal body rod protein FlgB: protein MQPIQLFELASRQAQWLTVRQNVVAGNIANANTPHYKAKDVKPFESVLQDTGMQMAATHKAHFTEGLEASQVAEVGMVDGVQIQQSGNSVAIEQEMMKTGEIKRDYELSAGLVKAFHRMMLMTVRK from the coding sequence ATGCAACCGATTCAGCTTTTCGAACTCGCGTCCCGGCAGGCCCAGTGGCTGACCGTTCGCCAGAACGTGGTGGCCGGCAACATCGCCAATGCGAACACGCCGCACTACAAGGCGAAGGACGTCAAGCCGTTCGAAAGCGTGCTGCAGGATACCGGCATGCAGATGGCCGCGACCCACAAGGCGCATTTTACCGAAGGTCTTGAGGCCTCGCAGGTGGCCGAGGTCGGCATGGTCGACGGCGTGCAGATCCAGCAGTCCGGCAACAGTGTCGCGATCGAGCAGGAAATGATGAAGACCGGCGAGATCAAGCGCGACTACGAGCTCAGCGCCGGCCTTGTGAAGGCGTTTCACCGCATGATGCTGATGACGGTACGGAAGTAA
- the flgC gene encoding flagellar basal body rod protein FlgC, protein MDPLTSALKVSASGLQAESTRLRIVSENIANARSTGDVPGAEPYRRKTISFAAEVDRASGASLVEIERQGTDDSDFNIEFDPGNPAADDKGMVKLPNVNILVEMADMREANRAYEANLQTIKQSRDLISQTIDLLRASQ, encoded by the coding sequence ATGGATCCATTGACCTCAGCCCTCAAGGTATCGGCCTCGGGCCTCCAGGCGGAATCGACCCGTCTGCGGATCGTCTCCGAAAACATCGCCAACGCCCGCTCGACCGGGGACGTGCCGGGTGCGGAGCCCTACCGCCGCAAGACCATCAGCTTTGCTGCCGAAGTCGACCGGGCAAGCGGCGCGTCGCTGGTCGAGATTGAACGGCAGGGCACGGATGATTCGGACTTCAACATCGAGTTTGATCCGGGCAACCCGGCCGCCGACGACAAGGGCATGGTCAAGTTGCCGAACGTCAACATCCTGGTCGAGATGGCCGACATGCGCGAAGCCAATCGCGCCTATGAGGCCAACCTCCAGACCATCAAGCAGTCCCGCGATCTGATTTCCCAGACAATCGACCTGTTGAGAGCCTCGCAATAA
- a CDS encoding flagellar hook-basal body complex protein FliE, producing the protein MIDAVKSLGAFSVTKETDGTRSTSSSSSIFGMPAATPGVPQGQSFASVLGDMASDAINAMKKAEGASLDGIRGQANTREVVDAVMNAEQSLQTAIAIRDKVVTAYLEIARMQI; encoded by the coding sequence ATGATCGATGCAGTCAAATCCCTCGGCGCGTTCTCGGTCACCAAAGAGACCGACGGCACCCGTTCCACATCTTCCTCGTCGTCGATCTTCGGCATGCCGGCCGCCACGCCGGGCGTGCCGCAGGGACAAAGCTTCGCCTCGGTCCTCGGGGACATGGCGAGCGATGCCATCAACGCGATGAAAAAGGCCGAGGGCGCATCGCTCGACGGCATCCGCGGTCAGGCAAACACCCGTGAAGTTGTCGATGCCGTCATGAACGCCGAGCAATCGCTCCAGACGGCAATCGCCATCCGCGACAAGGTGGTCACCGCCTACCTCGAAATCGCGCGCATGCAGATCTGA
- the flgG gene encoding flagellar basal-body rod protein FlgG has product MKALSIAATGMNAQQLNLEVIANNIANINTTGYKRARAEFSDLLYQTERAQGVPNRSNQAIVPEGAIIGLGVQTAAVRNLHIQGSMVNTGNDYDLALMGRGWFQVETPDGETVYTRSGAFNKNAQGQLVTIDGYTVVPGITVPQDATEIAFTSSGQVMVRIGNDPAMQEIGQLTIANFVNEAGLEPQGDNLFKQTPASGDAIVGTPADPGFAQIKQKYLEASNVDPVKEITDLISAQRAYEMNSKIIQAADEMAATVSKNLR; this is encoded by the coding sequence ATGAAGGCCCTTTCCATTGCCGCCACCGGCATGAACGCCCAGCAGCTGAACCTGGAAGTGATCGCGAACAACATCGCGAACATCAACACGACCGGCTACAAGCGTGCCCGCGCAGAGTTCTCCGACCTGCTTTATCAAACCGAGCGCGCCCAGGGCGTGCCAAACCGCTCCAACCAGGCCATCGTTCCGGAAGGTGCTATCATCGGCCTCGGCGTCCAGACGGCTGCCGTGCGCAACCTGCATATCCAGGGCAGCATGGTCAACACCGGCAACGACTATGACCTGGCGCTGATGGGCCGCGGCTGGTTCCAGGTCGAGACGCCGGATGGCGAGACGGTCTATACCCGCTCGGGCGCCTTCAACAAGAATGCCCAGGGTCAGCTCGTGACCATCGACGGTTATACGGTCGTCCCCGGCATCACTGTTCCGCAGGATGCGACGGAAATCGCCTTCACCAGCTCCGGCCAGGTGATGGTGCGCATCGGCAACGACCCCGCGATGCAGGAAATCGGTCAGCTGACGATCGCCAACTTCGTCAACGAGGCCGGTCTCGAGCCGCAGGGCGACAACCTCTTCAAGCAGACGCCGGCTTCCGGCGACGCGATCGTCGGCACGCCGGCGGATCCGGGCTTCGCCCAGATCAAGCAGAAGTATCTCGAGGCGTCCAACGTCGATCCGGTCAAGGAAATCACCGACCTGATCTCGGCGCAGCGCGCCTACGAGATGAACTCCAAGATCATTCAGGCGGCCGATGAAATGGCGGCCACGGTGAGCAAGAACCTCAGGTAA
- the flgA gene encoding flagellar basal body P-ring formation chaperone FlgA, protein MMFRRSADIKVLKGDSAPRARRLAAGALLAATFLLPSASLAERPTAVIPTQTIYPGETIDRSRVEVVDVTNPDLADGYIRTLNEIDGKVTKRTLLPGRVILANALREQYAVERGSTVRLIFSNGGLTISAAGSPLQDAAVGELIRARNIDTGVIVSGTVMADGTVHVVAK, encoded by the coding sequence ATGATGTTTCGCCGATCCGCAGACATCAAGGTTTTGAAAGGCGACAGTGCACCCAGGGCGCGTCGTCTGGCGGCAGGCGCTTTGCTTGCTGCCACCTTCCTGTTGCCTTCGGCGAGCCTTGCGGAGCGGCCGACGGCGGTGATCCCGACGCAGACCATCTATCCGGGCGAAACGATCGACCGCAGCCGCGTCGAGGTTGTCGACGTTACCAACCCGGATCTTGCGGACGGCTACATCAGGACCCTCAACGAAATCGACGGCAAGGTCACCAAGCGCACGCTTCTGCCGGGTCGGGTGATCCTCGCAAACGCACTGCGCGAGCAGTATGCCGTCGAGCGCGGTTCGACCGTGCGTCTAATCTTCAGCAACGGCGGCCTGACCATCAGCGCCGCCGGATCACCGCTCCAGGATGCCGCCGTCGGCGAACTGATCCGGGCGCGCAACATCGATACCGGCGTCATCGTTTCCGGAACGGTGATGGCCGACGGCACTGTCCATGTGGTGGCGAAATGA